The genomic region GATACACTGTGCCATCACCGTCGACCTGCCCCATTTTCCAGACAGAACAGCCAGACTCTGCTAAATTTAAACGGTGTGATTGATCGAGACCCGACTCATGCCCCACCGTAGGCTGAAAATCACGATGCTCCTGAGTGTGCTCGTGCTGTGCATCGCGCCGTATCTGTTTCAAGTCCTGACCTCCGATGCCTTCCAGCTTTCTCCCGTTCCTTATGTGGTCATAGTTGACGTCGAACCATCCGACCCGACACACGACCAGTACTGGAATACTGTAGATCCGAGCTTTGCACACAGTGCTCTCCTCGAATACCGGCACCCTGGCAGTACAGTGGGCGGTGAACGGCACGTCCCTTTTTTCTTCTTCGCCCGCTTGGGCGGCACTGTCATTTCCCGCCCCCCTCCACTCGCCTAGCACCTTACGTTCCACGCAGCCACGGCACATGGCGGTGGACCTGAATTTCACCGCTCCATCCCTGAACGGATGGTTCATACATAACTCAGCATGAATCTGGAACGCGCGGACAACGCTCCGGTAGGAGGTATTCGGTGAGTACAAGATCAAGATCTTCTGAGTCGACTGTTCATCTCAAGAAAACGCATGCGTTGCTGGATCGACGCGATGCGGAACGCGCACCACTCAATTATCGAGTCACATACACCACAGACAATGGGTCACAGGTCGCCAGCGGAGAAGGGATTGTGCGTGAACTGTCCAAAACTGGCTGCAAAATCCTCAGCACGGATCCTCTCTCTGTCGGTGTCAGACTCACTCTGTTTCTCGATTTTCAAGATGGTAAATCCCCGTTGTGTCTCGTCGGGGCAAAAGTCTGCTGGGTAGAGGGCAACCACTTTGGCGTCAAATTCCCCACCGCGACCCCGGAGGAACGCCAACGACTGCAACACGTAATATTGAAACATCTGACGCGCTCAGGGTCGCCTCAACAACGGACAGCCTTTCGCATCACATGATCGCCACTAAGAATTGACCGCCAGCGGAGCCGAGACGGCCATATGACCAAGATTCTCGTCATCGATGATGATTCTCGAGACCGAGAGCTGCTCGCCACTGTCTTGGAGGAGCGGGGCTATGAAGTCATTTTGGCAGATAGTGGAGGAACCGGGTTGATGTTGTGCCACCGGCGAGATCCTGATGCGGTCGTGCTGGATCTTCACATGCCTGGAATAGACGGTCATCACCTACTGCGCCAATTGCAAACACTGCATCCGTCCCTACCGGTCGTCGTTTTCAGTGGGTGCGGCCCGGGCGAGGTGGAACAAGACGTCTTGAACCACGGCGCCACGGCCTTTATCCAAAAGGCCTTTTCGCTGGATCAATTCGGGTTGGCCTTGCAAGAGGTCCTGCCGGCCCCCAGCAAACGTGACAGCTGAACCATCGCCATGCGGCAGCCGCGCCTTCCTCTCCCTGGGCTCCATCTAACGCCTAGCCCGATACTGATCTAGGTTCGAGCAATGGCTCCTCTACATGTCCGTACCTCCTATCATGTCTCAACACGTGGCCGCCAGCGTACGCATGAATGATTGGTTATATTAAAGTGCTCGGGAAACTGAAAAAGAACCCCTAGTTCCTCTTGGATCATGGACGATCGGCAGCCGCATGATTGAATCATCATTTTGTTTCCTTCCCGGCGTGGGGCCACGGAGCGAACCTCGATTGTGGGAAGACGGCATCACCACGTGGGCTGCATTCCTGGCACGCGACTCAATTCAGGGAATTGGTCGGACCCGTAAGGCGCTCTATAATGACTCGCTGTCTCAGGCCCAGGATCACCGAGCCATAGAGGATGCGCGATACTTTGGAGCGGCGCTCCATCAGCGTGATCATTGGCGACTGTATGATTGGCTGCGTTCCCGCGCCCTTTATCTCGACATTGAAACCGATTCGTTTGGTCAGATTACGGTCGTTGGTTTGTATGGACGAGGCCAATTTACCGCATTGGTCCGTGGCGAATCGTTGGACCGCCGGCGTCTCTTCGACGAATTCCTCCACTACGATCTGCTGGTGACGTTCTGTGGCGGCACCTTTGACCTGCCGAAGTTGTTAGCGTCGTATCCCAGTCTCCCGCTCGATCATCCGCATATCGATCTCTGCTTTCTGGGTAAACGGTTGGGCTACCGTGGCGGCCTCAAAAGCCATTGAGGCACAGCTGGGGATCAGCCGAGCCAGTACGGTACAAGGACTCGATGGGAGCGATGCGGTTGTACTCTGGAATCGCTGGAGGCACCGCCGCGACTCTGACGCCAGAGAGCGACTCGTGGCATACAATCGAGCTGATTGTGTGAATTTGGAGCCGTTGGCGGAGAGGTTCTACGCGTCTATGGCGGGCCTAGTACTGAGAGATGTCTTGCTGAAACATAGCGGAGGAAGCGCTCCCTGAACTACCCCCCTCTTCAACGGTAAGCTCTGTGGGTGATTGGGCAAATTGCCTTCGCGAGGACACCTTGTCCTGCGACATCGCAAGCGTCTCCACCATAATCTTAAGAATCCAGACTTTTATCGGACTCCCCCACTGGCTCTGTCCTTGCACTACCTGGTCGCCAACGTCCTACCTGGACGACATTCACACGGACGCCGGTAACTATTTTCATGAGGGTAGAGCTCCGGAAATGTCTCATTAGATGAAAGGAGAATTATGCGTACATTGATGTGTGCATTCGCATTGGTCGCTTCACTGGGAGTGGCCATTCCCACGATGGCTGGAGAAACATCCGCCACGATGGAGAAGATGAAGGGGGAAACAAAAGCGCTCGGCGAAGAGGCCAAGGGGCAAACGAAGGGTGCGGTGGAGGACCTCAAGGGAAACAAGACGAAAGCAGAAATGGAGCGGGCGAAAGGGTCGGCGAAAGGTGACATGGAACGGGCCAAAGGAAAAGTCAATGAAACGATCGAGAAATCCAAGTAGTGCGATGGGGTGAGTGACGCACCGGTCAGAGACACTCTCTGACCGGGTTCCCTCCTTAATTAAGTGAGTTTCTTCCCGCCTCATTTCCTTCAGGAACGAATCGTGAGGGGCATGAGGGCCTCGCAGGGGGAGGTCTATTCCAGGTGGAGCCAGAGATCCAAGCCCCAGTGACATGACAACCTGTCTATCAAGGACACTTTGTCTATGACATGTTCCCGGCAGTGATGCATAACTGTCCGGTGAATCACCGATTGCGAGTCTGCATCGTTGGCGCCGCCCTTGCAGATTGCCTCGCCCAGCGGTTCATCTTGCTGGCGTTAAGAAGTGAAGAGGGGGTGCGCACGGATGGCACGGAAACTCGAAACCGCACATATCTCCTTCGGTCTGGTGACTATCCCGGTCGGGATCTACTCGGCTATCGACGAACAGGACATTCACTTCAATCAACTCCACGCGCCCTGTGGCAGCCGGATCAAGCAACAGCGATTCTGCCCCGTCTGTAATCGAGACGTCGGCTATGATGAACTGGTAAAGGGTTACGAAGTGGAGAAGGAGCACTATATCCGCATCACGCAGGAGGAACTCGATACGCTCCAAGCCGCCGAATCCGATGCCATGCAAATTTTGGAGTTCGTACCGCTCACGGCCGTCGATCCCATTTATTTCGAAAGCACCTACTACCTCGGGTCCGAAAAGCATGGAGAGAAGGCCTATCAGCTCCTGACTCAGGCCATGGAACAGATGGAGCGGGTCGCCCTGGCGAAATTCGTCTGGCGAGGCAAAGATAGCCTCTATGTGATCCGCGCCGTCCAAGGCCGTCTCCTTCTACATCGGATGCATTACCAGGACGAAATCCGCGAGTTCGAACATGCGCCCAAAAGCGATCAGAAGCCCGGCGCCGGCGAGCTGAAGCTGGCCACTCAACTGATCGAATCGATTTCCAACGACACGTTTGATGCGCCGGCCTACCATGACGAATATCGGAAACGGGTGATCGAGTTGATCGAGGAGAAGGCGAAAGGAAAGACGCTCAAGGTCTCGCCCAATTCCGCGCCACACGCGACCGAGGTGGTGGATCTGATGCAGCGACTCAAGGAGAGCGTGGCGCAGTCGGTGCAGAAAAAGACGGCTCGATCACGCGCCTTGCCGGCCCAGGGGGCTCGGACCTCCGTCAAAAAGGCCGCCGCCGGGAGACGATGAGCGGCGACTATTCGCCAGCCGACCTCTGCCGCATCCTGGGTCTCACTGATGCTCAACTGCGGGCGTGCCTGCGCACCGCCCTCCTCCCTGGGCCTCGAACCACACCGCCCTGCACCTATTCATTTCAAAACCTCGTCCTCCTCCGGACGGCCAAGGGTCTGACCGAGGCGGGCGTCTCCAGCCGGCACATCAGAAAGGTGCTCGAGCGCCTCCTGCCTCAACTCGGCGAGGGGCAGGCCCTCACGAGCTTGAAAATCTATGCCTCCGGCAAGCGGGTCGTCGTCTGGGATGGTGAGTCCCGCTGGCAACCGGATTCCGGTCAATTTGTCCTGAACTTCGACACGGCGCAGATGCTGCCGCCCGTACCGTTGCCCGCCCGACACGACGTCCAGTCCTCACCCTCGGAGGCGGCTCGCCGCTGGTTTGATCGTGCGATCGCCCTCGAACCAGATTCCCCGGAGGAAGCGTATCGGGCTTATGAGGAGGCGCTTCGCTTGTACCCGGGGTTGGTTGACGCGCAGATCAATCTTGGACTGCTGCACCATAACGCGGGGCATCTAGCCGAAGCCGAGGGCTGGTATCGTCGCGCGCTCGAACAAGACCCTACGCGGGCGCTGACCCACTTTAACTTAGGCGTGGTCCTTGAAGATCAACAGAAGCGAAAGGACGCCTTGGCGGCATATGAAGAGGCAGTCAGACTGGCACCGGAGTTTCGCGAGGCGCATTGCAATCTGGCCCAGCTCTACGAAACTCTTGGTCGTCAGCGGGATGCCTTGCGACATTATGCCACGGCCAAACGGCTTCCCGAGAGCCAATGACTCTATGGCTTGAGCGATCGGACTCATTCTCACGAGTAGCCGATAGACTGACCGGGATAGTAGCGTGGCTGTCCGCAGGCTGGATGTTTCTCTCAGCCTGCGGCGACTATTTGTCCATCGGGGGTGCTGATAGCCGATTAGGTGGGTGGCCGTTTACGCTGCCAGCGGAAGCCTTCCGCGAGTCTCTGCGGGAGTTGTTGGAATGGTATAGCGTGACTCAAGACTCAAACGCCGTTTCTCGGCTTCACTCTCTCCGGCCAGGCTATGCGCGAGAACCCAAATCAACGTCGTCATTGTCACCAGTCCGATCATCAGCACCATGTATGCTCCTCCGATTAGTGTATGGTCCAAAAGCCCTAGCTGGCCATGAGTCTCTGTATGGAAAAGTTGCAATGGGGGTGCCATCGAACCCGGATGTCTGTGTAACGCAGAGTCAATGCGGAATTAATGCGGAAGACACATAGAATCCAATTCACACGCGCAAGACGACCCTTTCAAGACCAAAGATTGCACTGCACCCCGACACATGGATGAAATTCCGTGCGCAGTGCCGACCACTTTCTGCCGCCATGCGCTCAATATTGCGCAGCAAGGATGTGCCTTGCGGCCATGATTCGTTCCGAACGACTTGAAGCAGTGGGCCAGCATGCCTAGAATTATCTGCCGGGGATGCACGATCGGCCTATGAACCAGCCGGCGTTCCTAGCGTCGGTGGCGCGGTCTCCACTCTCGGGTCTTGAGCCGCTCGTAGTAATGCTGAAGCACGAGCTGTTCAGGTGCTTGGCTCTCTCTTCGAGCATGCTCTCACACACCTGTACCTGATTTGTCACTGCCGCCAGACCCATTTTCCTTTCCTGAATCGGATTGTTACTGCGAAAAGGTATTAAGGGATTGATCATGTAGGCTCAAGAGTTCGCGGATGCCCTTAGTTTTTCCGGGTGTACGTGATGGGTATTGCCGAAGCGATTTTTCAGCGTCTCGACGATTACGGCGTCCCACCTTGCCGGAAGCACCGTTTCAGCCACACTGTGCCCATGCCGAACTGCCAGCCAACCCGACAAGCCTAACGCCAACGCAGTGGCCAACACGTTCGGCCAAGCGTTCAAGTCCCATTGCAGGGGAGACATGTATTCCCATGTACTGAAAGGATACCAGTACGTGAGGCCCCACCCATGCCCACTGCCGAAGAAATCACAGAGCAAATGCAGGTGAAAGGCGGTTAAGGCCATGAGGGCGACGCGAAGTCGGTCTTTCGCCAACCTGGCTGTCATGACAGCGACGAGTGCAGCCCCCATAACGCCATGAGTAAGCACATGATGCCACTGCCCGTAGGCATCGACACCTGCCAAGAGTGACAGTCCATCGAGGTCGGGGGCTACCCCGGCGTAGGCAACTAAGACACGGTCTCGACGTTCCGAGAGATGTTGGCCGACCAACCAGGACACAATCAGATGACTAGACGGGTGCATAGGGTAACGTCGATGGGCTTTGGATGAAGTGTAGCAGAGGTTAGATGGGTCTTTTCCTGCACTGGTGGCATCATCGAAGGAAAGGCGCCAGGAAGCCAAGCTAAGTACCTGCGTTCTTGACGATCGCGACCCATCGGAGCATCCTGACGCTACATATCTAACACTTTGCCGACGGCCTATTGGACGACGGCCACCGTTATTGTGAGAAAGGCAGTCGAGTATGGCAAATTCTGCCAAGAAGTCTGTTCGCAACCAAATTCCGGCCCTGCCGCTGAACTCAATTGAACTCAATTGGCAATGCAAGGCGAGCTTCGTGCGATGCGATGCTGCGACTAGAGCACCTGTGGCCGTTCAGACGGACTGAGAGCTTCTATGGCTGATGTGCTTGCACTGGGCAGGCTCACCCTCCTGCAATTAAGACAAAGTGCTGTCAAAATCGAAAACTCTTGGGCTTCGCTCCAATGGAACGAGCAATACGCAAAGCAAGGGCATTACCGCCGAGACGTTCCTCTTGCCTCCATCTCAATAGTCTACCGGCCGGCTTCTTTTCTTGTGCAGCCTTCGATCCTCCCATGATGGTATGGGTTGCGGATCCGCCCAGAGCCCTGACCGTGCGTCGCGTGCAGACTGTTCTAATTCCTATAAGGCCAAGTCCTTGGGCGCAAACTTCCGATACCACCAGCACCAGCTATCCTTCACGAGTTCGTTGTTGACGTTTGAGCCATCAGGCAACAGCACATTGGCAATGATGCGGCCGTATTTGTCCATGCCATGAGTGCGTACCGTGACCTCTTTTCCGAACACGAGCGCTGATGCAGCCTGCTTGGCCCTGTCCCGTACGCCTGGCCTTTTTCGGGACAATCGATCCCACGCAGTCTGATTCGCTCCGCTTGCTGACGGTGCATGACTTCGATGGTGTCGCCGTCGAGGACGAAGACAACAAAGAAGAGAGGCTCACCAGCTGCAGAAGGACCCGCCAAAACCCAGGACGGAAAGAATCCAAACCAACCATATGCCCTGTCATTCCCCTCAGGTTTCCCCAGGAATAGGATCATCTAATTGTGTTTGGACGCTTCGTGGATCACTTCAACAAGATTCCTCATGAGCGGATCGCCAGTTCTCGCCGCCACTGTTTCATAACCTTCAGTTCGTACCAAGCGAGAATAAAAGTCGATCATCCCACTCAATTCCTTGGGGCCCAATTCGTCGTATCCGTGTTTCATTCCAACGTTGCGACCATACGCAAAGCTTGCAGCCGCGAAAATGATGATTGCTATCCATTCCATGTTTTCTTATTCACCGTCCGGATCATTACGCACTCTTCAAGAGTCTCGCGTTTGCTCAATACTTCGCGAAGATACTTACCACTTCCCAACATGCCACCATGCCACAAGCCGGCGAGATAGCAAAAGAGGCAAACGATGAGGCCACTTCCGACTGCTAGTAGCAATCCCACTGCTTTGACCCCATACGCTATGGACGCTGTCTTGTCATGCGCACTGGATAATTGCGTGCGGTATTCAGACCGTTGACCGGGCACCGCAACAATGGCAATTCAGATGTCACAAGAGAGGATCCCGCTGTACGCAGATGCCGTAGGTCGGCGCGTATTTGAGCGATGCCGAACGTAGTTGCTGGCTGAGGCGCATCACTGCGCCCATTTCACTCCCGAAGACCCAACAGCAGCGTAGCCATTATGGCTTTGATCTCGTGGGGGACGGCTTGGATACACGATCACATTTCGCAGCCAACACAAAGTCGCTCTCCGTGAGGCCTTTCACCTTGTGCGACCAGATTTCGATCTTACACTTCCCCCAGGCGACATAGAGGTCGGGGTGGTGTTTCTCTGCCTCGGCGATCACTCCGATCTTGTTGGCAAACGCGAGTGCCTTTGCAAAATTCATAAATACATATTGGCTCTGCAAGCGACCGTTTCGGTTAATACGCCACCCGCGTGCTAAGTGCTTCAACACGCCCCGGGCTTGTCTCATCGTCAGCGTCGGTACTGTCACGCTATCGTTGCATTTCTTATTGGCGAGTTTCACGGCATTGTCCTTTTCTTGTAGATGAGCCAGGATGGATGAGCACACAGAGCTAAAAGATTGAAACCCGACCCTTTCAATCTTTCGCGTGTCCTCCCCATCACGCTCATCTGCAGGGCCAACTTACCGCCGTCGCTTTCTTGCCGTTATATGGGTGCTATTTCGCCTTCGTGCCAAAAGACAGAGAACGCTCAGTTGACGGCGCGTGCGCTCTTTAACGCTAACCGTCACATCAGTGTCTTCCTGCTGATGCCGCTGAAGGCATGGTCGTGCCGGCGATTCTTATGAGCCTAGATCGTTAGGTATGAGCGGAGGGAAATTCTAGACTCGAGATCGCTTTGTACAGTTCGTCCGCCGCCGCTTCTTTCGTGAGTAAACAGCGGGCGCCAGCCTGTTTCATGGCATTCTGGTTATGGGGATCGGTCCCATTCACCGAAAGTCCGATGACCGCGATTCCCGGGAACTCGGCAACAATACGGGAGGTGGCCTCAATGCCATCCATACCGGGCATATTAATGTCCATGATCACGACGGCCGGCTGCTGCTCGCGAACGAGTCCGATCGCCGTTTCCCCATCGCTCGCTTCGCCGACTAAGGTCACATCAGAATAGGCTTCAAGGATCGTCCGGAGGCCTTGCCGAACCATGACATGATCGTCCACCAAGAGGACGGTGATCTTTTCCGCTTTAGGTGAGCGAGGACGTCGAGCGCTTGCTGGTGGAACTAACTCGGACCTCAGCTCAGGAAACGGAACTTTGACTAATGGCAACGTCAAGACGGCGGTCGTGCCGAGCTTCGGAGCCGACGTGATGACCAGTGCACCGCCAAGCGCGGCCATGCGTTCGCGAATACTCAGAAGTCCAAACCTTGAGGAAGGCAATGCCGCGTCAGTGCTCGAACTGGCCATCATGGGATCGAAGCCTAGGCCTTCATCGGACACTTCGATTTCGAGCCCGTCTACATCCCATTCCATGCGGACACGGGCCGCATCGGTGCCAGCATGCTTCCGCACATTTATCAATAGCTCTCGGACCGACTGGAACAAAAGAATCGCTTGATCTTCGGGGAGGGCCAATTCCTCTTCGGCGAGAATCACCGTAATCTCCATATCATACCGACGCATATATTCGGCAAGCCATTTGAGACTAGCCGCAAGACCGTGCTCCCGTAGAATTGGAGGACTGAGTTCCGTGACCAAGCTGCGCGTATACTGAAGAGCATTCATGAGCACCTCGTCAGTCGCATTGAGGACCGCCAGGCAGGCCGTATTGTCCATCGACAGGCGTTTGCCCTGCGCGAGCTTCAATTTGCCGAGGACTAACAGTTGTTGCAGGTGGTCATGCAGTTCGGCCGCGAGCTTTTTCCGCTCCCGTTGTTCGGCCAGATTCAGTTGAGTCGCCAGGCTTCGAAGTTGATCCCGCGACCGCTCCAACTCTACGGTACGCTGCGAGACGAGCCGCTCGAGCTTGCTCAAATCTCGCACAATTTTCGAGGCACCAATCACCTGTCCCGACTCATCCCTCACCGGCGAGATGCTGAGCGAGACCGGAATGAGCTGGCCATCCTTGCGTCGTCGAATGGTTTCGTAGTGCTCGATGCGCCGGCCCTCCCGGATCGCACCTAAAATGAATGCCTCTTCATGGTGACGATCGGGGGGAATGATCAGAAGAATTGACTGGCTGATCATTTCGATAGCGGTATAGCCAAACACTCGTTCAGCCGCCGGATTCCAACTCGTGACGATACCGTCTAGGGTCTTGCTTACGATGGGGTCGTCGGACGAGGTGACGATGGCGGCGAGGTAGGCGTTAGCCCGAGCAGACTGCTGTTGTTTGGTAATATTGCGCGCCACTTTCGACGCCCCCACGATCGTGCCATCCACGATGACGGGAGACACGGTGAGCGCCACATCGACGAAGGTGCCGTCCTTACGGCGCCGAACCGTGTGATAATGCTCGAGCCGTTTCCCCGAGCGAATGGCGTCCAAGATGTGATCCTCCTCGGACTGCCGATCATCGGGTATGAGTCGTCGTATGGACTGTCCCAGCATCTCGGTGGCGGTATAACCAAAGAGTCGTTCGGCGCCGTGGTTCCACGTCGTCACCAAGCCGGTAAGAGTCTTGGTGATAATCGCATCATCGGAACTTGTAACGACGGCGGCCAAATATGCCTGCGTATGCGCGGCTCGCTCTTCGGTCGTCACCTGTCGTTCAATCGAGGACAGACCGATAATCTGACCGCTTGCATCGCACACCGGAGACATGGTTAGTAGAACCGATATTTCACTGCCATCGTTTCGCCGGCGGACCATATGATAATGCTCAATCCGTTCACCGCGAAGTAACGTCGCCACGACCCGTTGATATTCATCGAGGTGTTCTTCCGGAACCAGACGCAGGATGGACTGGCCGATCATCTCTTCGGCGCCGTATCCATACTGACGCTCGGCCTCCGTGTGCCAGCTCGTGATGTTGCCAGTTACCGTTATGAGAATGATGGGATCTCCGGTAGACGCGGTGGAGAGCAAGACCCCACGATCTGAGGTCTGTGGAGCGGATTCGTTGGGCATGTGAGGGGATTCCAAACAGTGTCTACTAAAGACCCAACATATCAGCTTCGCGTGGGTCTCTCAGCTAGGGACATTCCGAGTCTCTTTATCCAAGATGCACCGCTTTTTATTTTGATGTCTAGCGACCAACCTGCTTCGCCCACCACCTCAATGCCGGGATAGGCCGTCAGGATGTGGCGAAAGCTATCGGAGGAGGCGAAGAGAATCGACCGAGGCCCCGGCGAGACAGATCAGGTCCAGTAATGCAGATCGTCAAGGAGCTGTCGGCCAGCTTTCGTGATCTGCACCATGTCCCTTCTAGTATCCAAATCTATGAAAACTCGCTGAAGTGAAGTCGTCCATTGAGACGGCCTTGCCGCAATCGCTTCCAGGCATGGGATGGAAAAAGAAGGTCCTCGCAAAAATGCAGGGCCGCGGCTCATTTTTGCTTCGCGATGATTTTGTACTTGATCTGCTCGTACGTTGCCCGCGGAAGGATCTGCTTTTGAACTAATTCATCTTTACGGGTATAAGGCCGGCCTTTAATGATCTTCTCGGAGTAAGCATCACCGATACCAGGCAGTGCTTTAAGCTGCTCGGCCGTCGCCGTGTTGATATCGAGCAGATCAGCCTCGGCCGCCCCTTTTTCTGCAGCAGCAGTGGCATAAGGAGGGAGAGCAATTGGCACGAGAGGAAGGAGCAGGAGCACGAACACAACAAGCGTCGAAACGAGTCTGGCCTTCATATGTCACTCCCTAAAGCATGACACGTGGAGAAGCGATTCGACATGAAGCAACCATGCCGTTAGCGTCTATACGAAAGTCAGAAGGAAAAAGCGTAGGCTCCTGAGTGGACAATGTCAAATAGGCACAACCTATCCAGACCGATCCCGGTTACTTCCCCTTCCATAGCGCATTGATGGAATGCGCCCAGTGGGATATTGTCATGGGGATCCGACACGCTGCCAATGGATTTTCGCAGCTGAGGCATCAGCGCCCATGATCGAACTGATAATTTTTGATTGTGATGGCGTGCTCATCGATAGCGAAATTATCGCGAAGCGAATCGAATCAGAAGAACTCGCTCGATTCGGGTGCACAATCACCAGTGAAGAGATCATGGACCGCTTTATGGGCTCAATCGACAACTGGAAGCTGCCGCACCCGACCAACCACAGCCCGCTCCCTGGGTCTTCTGTGATGGACAGGGAACGCCGCTGCATCAGAACGCGGTGCGTCTTCAGTTCTTTCGGCTCTTGAAGGGGGCTGGCGTGCGACAGGTCCGCTTCCATGACTTGCGCCACACCTTTGCGTCTTTACTGCTGCAGAACGGAGAGAGCCCGGTCTATGTGAAGGATCAGATGGGGCACAGCTCAATCCAAGTCACGGTAGACCTGTACGGCCATCTCATCCCAGGCGGGAACCAGCAGGCCGTCGATCCACTGGATACCCCGATGGAATACGCCACCTGCAAGCCCGAGTCTGCAACCTCGGCGCAACCAGCGCAGACCAACCATGGGCCTGTCTCGTCAGATCGTATGCGTAATCCAGCAGTTAGGAGAGGGGCGTATGGGGTGGATGACGGGTTTCGAACCCGCGACCTCCGGATCCACAATCCGGCGCTCTAACCAACTGAGCTACACCCACCGTACGGGGTCGGCACAGACAAGAATTTCAACAGCGGAACCCGATCTTAACAAAGACGGACAAAATCACGCAACCGTCCCCGTTCAACTCCGTCGATCGAACGCAGCCTGCATCTCTGCCAGGATGGCGCTTGCGGCGGCGGCGGGATCCGATGCCGCCCTGATCGGTCGCCCGACCACCAGATAATCGGCACCGGCGGCAATGGTCTGAGACGGAGTCGTCGCGCGGGCATGGTCGTCGGTGTCTTTGCCCGCCGGGCGGACACCGGGGGTGACGATCAGAAACCGGGGCCCGACCTTCGGACGGAGCACGCCCGGTTCTTCTCCCGACGCCACGACGCCATCGCATCCCGTTTCGGAAGCAAGCAGCGCCCGGGCCGTCACGAGGTCCTGAACCGAATGTTGTATTCCCATCTCCCTCAAATCATGCGTGTCAAAATTGGTCAGCACCGTGACGGCCAGGAGCTTTAAACTTGAATTGCCCCGTCCCTTCACCGCGGCGGCCAGTGCCTTCCGGTTGGCATGAACGGTCAGGAATTCGACTCCCATGGCGGCCACCCGTTCTGTCGCCCGACGGACGGTCTCTTCGATATCGAGGAATTTGAGATCGAGAAAGACTCGTTTCCCTCGCTCGAT from Nitrospira japonica harbors:
- a CDS encoding PilZ domain-containing protein, encoding MSTRSRSSESTVHLKKTHALLDRRDAERAPLNYRVTYTTDNGSQVASGEGIVRELSKTGCKILSTDPLSVGVRLTLFLDFQDGKSPLCLVGAKVCWVEGNHFGVKFPTATPEERQRLQHVILKHLTRSGSPQQRTAFRIT
- a CDS encoding response regulator, with the protein product MTKILVIDDDSRDRELLATVLEERGYEVILADSGGTGLMLCHRRDPDAVVLDLHMPGIDGHHLLRQLQTLHPSLPVVVFSGCGPGEVEQDVLNHGATAFIQKAFSLDQFGLALQEVLPAPSKRDS
- a CDS encoding ribonuclease H-like domain-containing protein, yielding MIESSFCFLPGVGPRSEPRLWEDGITTWAAFLARDSIQGIGRTRKALYNDSLSQAQDHRAIEDARYFGAALHQRDHWRLYDWLRSRALYLDIETDSFGQITVVGLYGRGQFTALVRGESLDRRRLFDEFLHYDLLVTFCGGTFDLPKLLASYPSLPLDHPHIDLCFLGKRLGYRGGLKSH
- a CDS encoding ribonuclease H-like domain-containing protein; its protein translation is MAASKAIEAQLGISRASTVQGLDGSDAVVLWNRWRHRRDSDARERLVAYNRADCVNLEPLAERFYASMAGLVLRDVLLKHSGGSAP
- the ku gene encoding non-homologous end joining protein Ku encodes the protein MARKLETAHISFGLVTIPVGIYSAIDEQDIHFNQLHAPCGSRIKQQRFCPVCNRDVGYDELVKGYEVEKEHYIRITQEELDTLQAAESDAMQILEFVPLTAVDPIYFESTYYLGSEKHGEKAYQLLTQAMEQMERVALAKFVWRGKDSLYVIRAVQGRLLLHRMHYQDEIREFEHAPKSDQKPGAGELKLATQLIESISNDTFDAPAYHDEYRKRVIELIEEKAKGKTLKVSPNSAPHATEVVDLMQRLKESVAQSVQKKTARSRALPAQGARTSVKKAAAGRR
- a CDS encoding tetratricopeptide repeat protein, with product MSGDYSPADLCRILGLTDAQLRACLRTALLPGPRTTPPCTYSFQNLVLLRTAKGLTEAGVSSRHIRKVLERLLPQLGEGQALTSLKIYASGKRVVVWDGESRWQPDSGQFVLNFDTAQMLPPVPLPARHDVQSSPSEAARRWFDRAIALEPDSPEEAYRAYEEALRLYPGLVDAQINLGLLHHNAGHLAEAEGWYRRALEQDPTRALTHFNLGVVLEDQQKRKDALAAYEEAVRLAPEFREAHCNLAQLYETLGRQRDALRHYATAKRLPESQ
- a CDS encoding metal-dependent hydrolase, with amino-acid sequence MHPSSHLIVSWLVGQHLSERRDRVLVAYAGVAPDLDGLSLLAGVDAYGQWHHVLTHGVMGAALVAVMTARLAKDRLRVALMALTAFHLHLLCDFFGSGHGWGLTYWYPFSTWEYMSPLQWDLNAWPNVLATALALGLSGWLAVRHGHSVAETVLPARWDAVIVETLKNRFGNTHHVHPEKLRASANS
- a CDS encoding thermonuclease family protein; translated protein: MSRKRPGVRDRAKQAASALVFGKEVTVRTHGMDKYGRIIANVLLPDGSNVNNELVKDSWCWWYRKFAPKDLAL
- a CDS encoding 4a-hydroxytetrahydrobiopterin dehydratase; the protein is MKLANKKCNDSVTVPTLTMRQARGVLKHLARGWRINRNGRLQSQYVFMNFAKALAFANKIGVIAEAEKHHPDLYVAWGKCKIEIWSHKVKGLTESDFVLAAKCDRVSKPSPTRSKP
- a CDS encoding PAS domain S-box protein yields the protein MPNESAPQTSDRGVLLSTASTGDPIILITVTGNITSWHTEAERQYGYGAEEMIGQSILRLVPEEHLDEYQRVVATLLRGERIEHYHMVRRRNDGSEISVLLTMSPVCDASGQIIGLSSIERQVTTEERAAHTQAYLAAVVTSSDDAIITKTLTGLVTTWNHGAERLFGYTATEMLGQSIRRLIPDDRQSEEDHILDAIRSGKRLEHYHTVRRRKDGTFVDVALTVSPVIVDGTIVGASKVARNITKQQQSARANAYLAAIVTSSDDPIVSKTLDGIVTSWNPAAERVFGYTAIEMISQSILLIIPPDRHHEEAFILGAIREGRRIEHYETIRRRKDGQLIPVSLSISPVRDESGQVIGASKIVRDLSKLERLVSQRTVELERSRDQLRSLATQLNLAEQRERKKLAAELHDHLQQLLVLGKLKLAQGKRLSMDNTACLAVLNATDEVLMNALQYTRSLVTELSPPILREHGLAASLKWLAEYMRRYDMEITVILAEEELALPEDQAILLFQSVRELLINVRKHAGTDAARVRMEWDVDGLEIEVSDEGLGFDPMMASSSTDAALPSSRFGLLSIRERMAALGGALVITSAPKLGTTAVLTLPLVKVPFPELRSELVPPASARRPRSPKAEKITVLLVDDHVMVRQGLRTILEAYSDVTLVGEASDGETAIGLVREQQPAVVIMDINMPGMDGIEATSRIVAEFPGIAVIGLSVNGTDPHNQNAMKQAGARCLLTKEAAADELYKAISSLEFPSAHT